Proteins encoded in a region of the Corallococcus caeni genome:
- a CDS encoding host attachment protein yields the protein MADKRLWILVANASRARLFATDAKAEKWDLIEQFQHDESRAKPVDLFNQPDNPNAGTLHGPVPENDPNGRRQLEHERFARELSGRLDRGVDSHAFDQVVIAAPPGFLGLLRGLLSTRVKQRVRLDLDADYSNLPARDLPDRVPVL from the coding sequence ATGGCGGACAAGAGGCTCTGGATCCTGGTGGCCAACGCGAGTCGCGCCCGGCTCTTCGCCACGGATGCGAAGGCGGAGAAGTGGGACCTCATCGAGCAGTTCCAGCATGACGAGAGCCGGGCCAAGCCCGTCGACCTGTTCAATCAGCCGGACAACCCCAACGCGGGCACGCTGCACGGCCCGGTGCCGGAGAACGACCCGAACGGCCGCCGGCAGCTGGAGCACGAGCGCTTCGCACGCGAGCTGTCCGGGCGCCTGGACCGGGGCGTGGATTCCCACGCGTTCGACCAGGTGGTCATCGCGGCGCCGCCGGGGTTCCTGGGGCTGCTCCGGGGCCTGCTGAGCACGCGCGTGAAGCAGCGGGTGCGGCTGGACCTGGACGCGGACTACTCCAACCTGCCCGCGAGGGACCTGCCTGACCGGGTGCCTGTGTTGTAG
- a CDS encoding ATP-grasp domain-containing protein — protein sequence MDIAVITYAGLPQLHPLDAPLVPALNALGLDARPVLWDDPSVDWSRVRAVVVRNAWDSHLRREEFLAWADRVGSVTRLFNPADVLRWNTHKGYLKTLEARGLPLTPTVWVPPGGTLDVAATARERGWDAVVLKPAVAAGGLKVFILRREQWDDASAKVAELAKEGDVMVQPYLRAFETEGERSYIFFNGVFSHAVRRPPTLSTAPRGFAEPHGFTPGDAAEQQVAHDVMEASGGARLLYARVDVATDNAGRTRLQEVEVTEPCLFLPMDAGAPERMARAVVARL from the coding sequence TTGGACATCGCCGTCATCACCTACGCCGGACTGCCGCAGCTCCATCCGCTGGACGCGCCGCTGGTGCCCGCGCTGAACGCGCTGGGCCTGGACGCACGGCCGGTCCTCTGGGACGACCCTTCCGTGGACTGGAGCCGCGTCCGCGCGGTGGTGGTGCGCAACGCCTGGGACAGCCACCTGCGCCGCGAGGAGTTCCTCGCCTGGGCGGACCGCGTGGGAAGCGTCACGCGGCTGTTCAACCCGGCGGACGTGCTCCGGTGGAACACGCACAAGGGCTATTTGAAGACGCTGGAGGCGCGCGGCCTGCCCCTGACGCCCACGGTCTGGGTGCCACCGGGCGGGACGCTGGACGTGGCGGCGACGGCGCGCGAGCGCGGCTGGGACGCGGTGGTGCTCAAGCCGGCGGTGGCCGCGGGCGGGCTCAAGGTCTTCATCCTCCGGCGCGAGCAGTGGGACGACGCGAGCGCGAAGGTGGCGGAGCTGGCGAAGGAGGGGGACGTGATGGTGCAGCCCTACCTGCGCGCCTTCGAGACGGAGGGTGAGCGCTCGTACATCTTCTTCAACGGCGTCTTCAGCCACGCGGTGCGCCGTCCGCCCACGCTGTCCACCGCGCCCCGGGGCTTCGCGGAGCCGCACGGCTTCACGCCGGGTGACGCGGCGGAGCAGCAGGTGGCGCACGACGTGATGGAGGCGTCCGGGGGCGCTCGGCTGCTGTACGCGCGCGTGGACGTGGCCACGGACAACGCGGGGCGCACCCGGCTGCAGGAGGTGGAGGTGACGGAGCCGTGCCTCTTCCTGCCCATGGACGCGGGCGCGCCGGAGCGGATGGCGAGGGCGGTGGTCGCCCGGTTGTAG
- a CDS encoding serine/threonine protein kinase, translated as MGTDDLLAHTVLSDSGDAVTDSGGMPAVMSPPGQEVQEGTVLGNYQLEKLLGEGSMGRVFQARHVRLGRQVALKVLKPEHARDSSFVQRFFQEARTVNQINHEHIVEVFDFVDESPDGHVYCVMELLRGQSLASLLKEEGLTLERVQRMGVQVCAALGAAHQVGVVHRDIKPDNLFVTHRSGQQDFVKVLDFGVAKLITTQTGVSLTGTLDGTIIGTPAYMAPEQAAGLPVDARADIYAVGNILYEMLSGHPPFQASAFGQLVVQIITQPPPPLPSHLPSGERVPQELAELVMRCLAKEPEARPQQLAEVTTSLLLMPTSPAGAPRMEALVEEAERPTLRMKVPGMLRDRRLQVSAGLVALALVSGITTWTGLHSMRASQAEQAPVAVASAPETPVAGAMDAVTLTVHSSPPGAKVVRVDTGEELGTTPLTKALTRQAVPPQLRVELAGYVPLERAVDLKQGAAAAELTVPLVKASAGPRRAPARAPGRKGGSRDAVIDPFSSQ; from the coding sequence ATGGGCACCGACGACCTCCTCGCTCACACCGTGCTGTCTGACTCGGGTGATGCCGTGACCGACAGTGGCGGGATGCCGGCCGTGATGTCGCCACCTGGACAGGAGGTCCAGGAGGGCACGGTGCTGGGGAACTACCAGCTGGAGAAGCTGCTGGGCGAAGGCAGCATGGGGCGGGTCTTCCAGGCGCGGCACGTGCGGCTGGGGCGCCAGGTGGCGCTCAAGGTGCTCAAGCCGGAGCACGCGCGGGACAGCTCGTTCGTGCAGCGCTTCTTCCAGGAGGCGCGCACCGTCAATCAGATCAACCACGAGCACATCGTGGAGGTCTTCGACTTCGTGGACGAGTCCCCCGACGGGCACGTCTACTGCGTGATGGAGCTGCTTCGCGGGCAGAGCCTGGCGTCGCTCCTGAAGGAGGAGGGGCTGACGCTGGAGCGCGTGCAGCGCATGGGCGTGCAGGTGTGCGCGGCGCTGGGCGCGGCCCACCAGGTGGGCGTGGTGCACCGGGACATCAAGCCGGACAACCTCTTCGTCACGCACCGCTCCGGGCAGCAGGACTTCGTGAAGGTGCTGGACTTCGGCGTCGCGAAGCTCATCACCACGCAGACGGGCGTGAGCCTCACGGGCACGCTGGACGGCACCATCATCGGCACGCCGGCGTACATGGCGCCGGAGCAGGCCGCGGGCCTGCCGGTGGACGCGCGCGCGGACATCTACGCGGTGGGCAACATCCTCTACGAGATGCTCTCCGGCCACCCGCCGTTCCAGGCGTCGGCCTTCGGGCAGCTGGTGGTGCAGATCATCACCCAGCCGCCGCCGCCCCTGCCGTCGCACCTGCCGTCGGGCGAGCGGGTGCCGCAGGAGCTGGCGGAGCTGGTGATGCGCTGCCTGGCGAAGGAGCCGGAGGCCCGGCCGCAGCAACTGGCGGAGGTCACCACGTCGCTCCTGCTGATGCCCACGTCGCCGGCCGGGGCGCCGCGCATGGAGGCGCTGGTGGAGGAGGCGGAGCGGCCCACCCTGCGCATGAAGGTGCCGGGCATGCTGCGCGACCGGCGGCTCCAGGTGTCGGCGGGGCTGGTGGCGCTCGCGCTGGTGTCCGGCATCACCACGTGGACGGGGCTGCACTCGATGCGCGCCTCCCAGGCGGAGCAGGCTCCGGTGGCGGTGGCGTCCGCTCCGGAGACGCCGGTGGCGGGCGCGATGGACGCGGTGACGCTGACGGTGCACTCGTCGCCGCCGGGCGCGAAGGTGGTCCGCGTGGACACGGGCGAGGAGCTGGGCACCACGCCGCTGACGAAGGCGCTGACCCGGCAGGCGGTGCCGCCACAGTTGCGCGTCGAACTCGCGGGCTACGTTCCGCTGGAGCGGGCGGTGGATTTGAAGCAGGGTGCCGCCGCCGCGGAGTTGACCGTGCCGCTCGTGAAGGCGAGCGCGGGGCCGCGCCGTGCCCCCGCGCGTGCGCCGGGCCGCAAGGGAGGAAGCAGGGATGCGGTCATTGATCCGTTCTCGTCGCAGTGA
- a CDS encoding FHA domain-containing protein has translation MRALLLSLLIRQHMALQEKFNAKYPHAWLVWEAGAWNVPEEQNVAATRLPMMDLRDCLPAGDALCFELMGVADRGPLKLGRASLNTFVVNDATVSREQFALHPTPEGGWKVERLAQSRPVTVNGEPLEAERPRLLSTGDELKVGDVRLTFHDAPSFHARIGRIAAQVLAQAATPPPPR, from the coding sequence ATGCGAGCCCTGTTGCTCTCGCTGCTCATCCGGCAGCACATGGCACTCCAGGAGAAGTTCAACGCCAAGTACCCGCACGCGTGGCTGGTGTGGGAGGCGGGCGCGTGGAACGTCCCCGAGGAGCAGAACGTGGCGGCCACGCGGCTGCCCATGATGGACCTGCGCGACTGCCTGCCCGCGGGCGACGCGCTGTGCTTCGAGCTGATGGGGGTGGCGGACCGAGGCCCCCTCAAGCTGGGGCGCGCGTCGCTCAACACCTTCGTGGTCAACGACGCCACGGTGTCGCGCGAGCAGTTCGCCCTGCACCCCACGCCGGAAGGCGGCTGGAAGGTGGAGCGGCTGGCGCAGTCCCGGCCGGTGACGGTGAACGGCGAGCCGCTGGAGGCCGAGCGGCCCCGCCTGCTGAGCACGGGCGACGAGCTGAAGGTGGGCGACGTGCGCCTCACCTTCCACGACGCCCCGTCGTTCCACGCGCGCATCGGCCGCATCGCCGCGCAGGTGCTGGCCCAGGCCGCCACACCGCCGCCACCGCGCTGA
- a CDS encoding tetratricopeptide repeat protein, with protein MIRSRRSEPRALSLGLVLALGTPLPAAVAAQDATVTAGVEDAARERFSEGNLAYDLGEFDRSLKAFSEAYRLKPLPAFLFNIAQCHRQLNNPSRAAFFYRRYLALSQEEPANADVVRELIAEMDTKARVQEEQRRERERFARDRDLQRAREQAALAEARANEARLAVSPAAAPEKNGASEALALQVPDASVKTEAPASKPWTRRWYVWAGAGAVALLAGGAVWMATAPNPRDTTLGTVGR; from the coding sequence TTGATCCGTTCTCGTCGCAGTGAGCCCAGGGCGCTGAGCCTGGGGCTCGTGCTCGCGCTGGGGACGCCGTTGCCGGCGGCGGTGGCGGCGCAGGACGCGACGGTCACCGCGGGGGTGGAGGACGCGGCGCGGGAGCGGTTCTCCGAGGGCAACCTGGCGTACGACCTGGGGGAGTTCGACCGGTCGCTCAAGGCCTTCAGCGAGGCGTACCGCCTCAAGCCGCTGCCCGCGTTCCTCTTCAACATCGCGCAGTGCCACCGGCAGCTGAACAACCCGTCGCGCGCGGCCTTCTTCTACCGGCGCTACCTGGCGCTGTCGCAGGAAGAGCCGGCCAACGCGGACGTGGTGCGCGAGCTCATCGCGGAGATGGACACGAAGGCGCGCGTCCAGGAGGAGCAGCGCCGGGAGCGCGAGCGCTTCGCGCGGGACCGCGACCTGCAGCGGGCCAGGGAGCAGGCCGCGCTGGCGGAGGCCCGCGCCAACGAGGCGAGGCTCGCGGTGAGCCCCGCCGCCGCGCCGGAGAAGAACGGGGCCTCCGAGGCCCTGGCCCTGCAGGTGCCGGACGCGTCCGTGAAGACGGAGGCCCCTGCGTCCAAGCCGTGGACGCGCCGCTGGTACGTCTGGGCGGGGGCGGGCGCGGTGGCGCTGCTCGCGGGCGGCGCCGTGTGGATGGCCACGGCGCCGAACCCCCGGGACACGACGCTCGGCACCGTGGGGCGGTAG
- a CDS encoding serine/threonine-protein kinase — protein MITRNPSSTVSRFLDAHLRRDAQTRELSVARFMSILSAICVVVAAALGPAMGWDLTFALMGLSAVLSGYYACMWWVLRSGAFHPAIPWLNVFIEVSIPAVVLTFDLRYQGPVYALTAPTLVIWGTLVTLAGLRSNPRLGLAAGALVAAEYLALYFGFVRPLLPDQPLVTLGPLFICVRAFFFVATGALTATLARHFLERTRSALAALREQEVMGKYVLHERLGAGGMAEVYRATYSPEGGFEKQVALKRILPSYADDAAFVTMFRREAELCSSLYHPNIVQVFDLGRHGGTYFLAMEYVDGLPLSALLKPRNRRPLPVSAATFLAAELASALDYLHRRTSADGVPLRLVHRDLNPPNILVSRIGEVKLSDFGIARDAVRAHLTVAGSVRGKLGYMAPEQAMGRDIDGRADLFALGLTLHEALTGQRALSGHSEEVLLRAAVDQEVVPPSQLNPAVPLALDLIVMSLLQKDPERRTPNGAALRQQLLALDGPAAPYPHGQAELARVARETKTLAEQLTVDTVETLSVGKPPVVRSA, from the coding sequence ATGATCACCCGGAATCCATCCAGCACCGTGTCGCGCTTCCTGGACGCGCACCTGCGCCGCGACGCGCAGACGCGCGAACTGTCGGTGGCGCGCTTCATGAGCATCCTGTCCGCCATCTGCGTGGTGGTGGCCGCGGCGCTCGGCCCCGCGATGGGCTGGGACCTGACGTTCGCGTTGATGGGGCTGTCGGCGGTGCTGTCGGGCTACTACGCGTGCATGTGGTGGGTCTTGCGCTCCGGCGCGTTCCACCCGGCCATCCCGTGGCTCAACGTGTTCATCGAGGTGAGCATCCCGGCGGTGGTGCTCACGTTCGACCTGCGCTACCAGGGCCCGGTCTACGCGCTCACCGCGCCCACGCTGGTCATCTGGGGCACGCTGGTGACGCTGGCGGGCCTGCGCAGCAACCCGCGCCTGGGGCTGGCCGCGGGCGCGCTGGTGGCGGCGGAGTACCTGGCGCTCTACTTCGGCTTCGTGCGGCCGCTGTTGCCGGACCAGCCGCTGGTGACGCTGGGGCCGCTGTTCATCTGCGTGCGCGCGTTCTTCTTCGTGGCCACGGGGGCGCTGACGGCGACGCTGGCGCGGCACTTCCTGGAGCGCACGAGGAGCGCGCTCGCGGCGCTGCGCGAGCAGGAGGTCATGGGCAAGTACGTACTACACGAGCGGCTGGGCGCCGGCGGCATGGCGGAGGTGTACCGGGCCACGTACTCGCCGGAGGGCGGCTTCGAGAAGCAGGTGGCCTTGAAGCGCATCCTGCCGTCGTACGCGGACGACGCGGCCTTCGTGACGATGTTCCGGCGCGAGGCGGAGCTGTGCTCGTCGCTCTACCACCCCAACATCGTCCAGGTGTTCGACCTGGGCCGCCACGGCGGCACGTACTTCCTGGCCATGGAGTACGTGGACGGCCTGCCCCTGAGCGCGCTGCTCAAGCCGCGCAACCGCCGGCCGCTGCCCGTGTCCGCCGCGACGTTCCTGGCCGCGGAGCTGGCGTCCGCGCTGGACTACCTGCACCGCCGCACCAGCGCGGACGGCGTCCCGCTGCGGCTGGTCCACCGCGACCTGAACCCGCCCAACATCCTGGTGTCGCGCATCGGCGAGGTGAAGCTGTCGGACTTCGGCATCGCGCGCGACGCGGTCCGCGCCCACCTCACGGTGGCCGGCAGCGTGCGCGGCAAGCTGGGCTACATGGCGCCGGAGCAGGCCATGGGCCGCGACATCGACGGACGGGCGGACCTCTTCGCCCTGGGGCTCACGCTGCACGAGGCCCTCACCGGCCAGCGCGCGCTGAGCGGCCACTCGGAGGAGGTGCTGCTGCGCGCGGCGGTGGACCAGGAGGTCGTCCCGCCCTCGCAGCTCAACCCCGCGGTGCCGCTGGCGCTGGACCTCATCGTCATGTCGCTCCTGCAGAAGGACCCGGAGCGGCGCACGCCCAACGGCGCGGCGCTGCGTCAGCAGCTGCTGGCGCTGGACGGTCCCGCGGCCCCCTACCCCCACGGTCAGGCGGAGCTGGCGCGGGTGGCGCGAGAGACGAAGACGCTGGCGGAGCAGCTGACCGTGGACACGGTGGAGACGCTGTCCGTGGGGAAGCCGCCCGTGGTGCGCTCGGCCTGA
- a CDS encoding thrombospondin type 3 repeat-containing protein → MRSSPRLLLAALGAVLLLGSACGSDDPEVPKVVCGDGKKEGAEQCDDGNATSGDGCEANCTVTPTQSGQCWATPPAPLANGATCEVTKAGTAGKLFIGIVLKDGETLTGGQVLVDAQGVITCAACDCSQAAGAAEATVVTCPTGVISPGLINPHDHITYPGAPQASTSTERYEHRHDWRTGNNKHTRLNNPSNSKADAIRWSELRQVMAGTTSIAGAGGQLGLLRNLDVSAAAQQEGLSEPYADSDTFPLGDSSGTTLTDSCSYSSFPSSATITSRTSAYLPHVAEGIAATAQNEFRCLSTGSGNVLYPRSSIIHGVGLTAREISEMAAHGTGLVWSPRSNISLYGDTAMVTTFKRMGVSIALGTDWIRSGSMNILRELACADHLNTTRYAKTFTDEDLWRMVTGSAADAVDVYERVGRIAPGKMADLAIFRVGTNAASPFRAVIAAQPQDVVLTVRGGKPLYGDQALVDGLKGTDTCDALDVCGTQKAACVKSEIGKTLAEFQGSQDTQGLYPLFACGTPANEPTCEPERKAVNTTFPVAAVNGSTVYSGVASAEDADADGIADATDNCPTIFNPVRPMDNGRQLDTDGDGMGDACDPCPLEAGSTACVAFRGDDDDHDGVATWKDNCPFVANADQKDTDGDGKGDVCDGCPADAATCSAEDPSDFDYDGITAPKDNCPLVPNVDQKDADNDGVGDVCDPCPVANPAGAACPTTVYDVKTTPRSGLSLVNSKIAVDDVVVTAVDAKADRGYWVQVAHYPAGKNAENSGLFIFNAKAEVAVGDNIRVEGTLKDYFGLLEVTDAKVTKNSAANPLPAPVVVRTEAIRTGGPKAAALEGALVEVRDVFTTRLENTNREFIVDENKAGDPASTGLMVDDQAFSYPTQVLGKEYTALRGVLTFGFSNHKLLPRSAADMVIPLPPLPALTAFTSGGFVRVGGTQAIPQPLTVTMANAYPVDVTVSITSGDAAALSAKNGQVVIPAGQTSATVALEAKVAAAAVELTATLGSSSQKATLRVLGESEAATATDLTPATVGVAPGGTARFTVTFDRPVPAGTTLALDVTPAGFGTITARAVTTDALTATFDLTVDEASTGSGTVTLGTLSATVNVITDVPRLASITPSTATVNAGAQQVFTVTLESAPTAPVQVLLALAPPATAFGALSATSVTVAAGETTATVTFTADADGEGMGTVSASLNGITRSASLTVLPPPAKLASVTPAVVTVTTGKTQVFTVTLDRAASAGGATVDLALTPASLGSLSASTVTVPEGQKTATVTFTAPAATGSGQLTATYAGVTKQAAVTVAAPQGHVVISEISGQGLTVNADDYIELYNPTDAEVNITGWKLLYRTASTTSTTTNYTVLATLPGATIKAHGYYLVAADTYSTSTVPADHKWGGTDISGNTGNVRLGTAEVTVDPSVLTGVVDTVGFGNGRTVVEGAAAPAPAGKGGSIERKARTTSTAATMGVGGEDELAGNGSDTDNNASDFLPRAERQPQNSQSPVEQP, encoded by the coding sequence ATGCGCAGCTCCCCCCGTCTATTGCTGGCCGCCCTGGGCGCGGTCCTGTTGTTGGGCAGTGCCTGTGGATCCGATGATCCAGAAGTTCCCAAGGTGGTCTGCGGTGACGGCAAGAAGGAAGGCGCCGAGCAGTGCGATGACGGCAACGCCACGAGCGGCGACGGGTGCGAGGCGAACTGTACCGTCACCCCCACCCAGAGCGGGCAGTGTTGGGCCACCCCTCCCGCGCCGCTGGCGAACGGCGCCACCTGCGAGGTGACGAAGGCGGGCACGGCGGGCAAGCTCTTCATCGGCATCGTGCTCAAGGACGGCGAGACGCTGACGGGCGGCCAGGTGCTGGTGGACGCCCAGGGCGTCATCACCTGCGCGGCGTGTGACTGCTCGCAGGCGGCGGGCGCCGCGGAGGCCACGGTGGTGACGTGCCCCACGGGCGTCATCTCCCCGGGCCTCATCAACCCGCACGACCACATCACCTACCCGGGCGCGCCCCAGGCCAGCACCAGCACGGAGCGCTACGAGCACCGCCACGACTGGCGCACGGGCAACAACAAGCACACCCGGCTGAACAACCCGTCCAACTCCAAGGCGGACGCGATCCGCTGGTCGGAGCTGCGGCAGGTGATGGCGGGCACCACCTCCATCGCGGGCGCGGGCGGGCAGCTGGGCCTGCTGCGCAACCTGGACGTGTCCGCCGCCGCGCAGCAGGAGGGGCTGTCGGAGCCGTACGCGGACTCGGACACCTTCCCGCTGGGTGACAGCAGCGGCACCACGCTGACGGACAGCTGCTCCTACTCGTCGTTCCCGTCCTCCGCGACCATCACCTCGCGCACGTCCGCGTACCTGCCGCACGTCGCGGAGGGCATCGCGGCCACGGCGCAGAACGAGTTCCGCTGCCTGTCCACGGGCTCGGGCAACGTGCTGTACCCGCGCTCGTCCATCATCCACGGCGTGGGCCTCACCGCCCGGGAGATTTCGGAGATGGCGGCGCACGGCACGGGCCTGGTCTGGTCGCCGCGCTCCAACATCTCGCTGTACGGCGACACCGCGATGGTGACGACCTTCAAGCGGATGGGCGTGTCCATCGCCCTGGGCACGGACTGGATCCGCTCCGGCTCCATGAACATCCTGCGCGAGCTGGCGTGCGCGGACCACCTCAACACCACGCGCTACGCCAAGACCTTCACCGACGAGGACCTGTGGCGCATGGTGACGGGCAGCGCCGCGGACGCGGTGGACGTGTATGAGCGCGTGGGCCGCATCGCGCCGGGCAAGATGGCGGACCTGGCCATCTTCCGCGTGGGCACGAACGCCGCGTCGCCGTTCCGCGCGGTCATCGCCGCGCAGCCACAGGACGTGGTGCTGACGGTGCGCGGCGGCAAGCCGCTCTACGGCGACCAGGCGCTGGTGGACGGCCTCAAGGGCACGGACACCTGCGACGCGCTGGACGTGTGCGGCACCCAGAAGGCCGCGTGCGTGAAGTCGGAGATTGGCAAGACGCTGGCGGAGTTCCAGGGCTCCCAGGACACCCAGGGCCTCTACCCGCTGTTCGCGTGCGGCACCCCGGCCAACGAGCCCACGTGCGAGCCCGAGCGCAAGGCGGTGAACACCACCTTCCCGGTGGCCGCCGTCAACGGCTCCACCGTCTATTCGGGCGTGGCGAGCGCGGAGGACGCGGACGCGGACGGCATCGCGGACGCCACCGACAACTGCCCCACCATCTTCAACCCCGTGCGCCCCATGGACAACGGGCGGCAGCTGGACACGGACGGCGACGGCATGGGTGACGCGTGCGACCCGTGCCCCCTGGAGGCGGGCAGCACCGCGTGCGTGGCCTTCCGCGGCGACGACGACGACCACGACGGCGTGGCCACCTGGAAGGACAACTGCCCGTTCGTGGCCAACGCGGACCAGAAGGACACCGACGGCGACGGCAAGGGCGACGTGTGCGACGGCTGCCCGGCGGACGCGGCCACGTGCTCGGCCGAGGACCCGTCCGACTTCGACTACGACGGCATCACGGCCCCCAAGGACAACTGCCCGCTCGTCCCCAACGTGGACCAGAAGGACGCGGACAACGACGGCGTGGGTGACGTATGCGACCCGTGCCCGGTGGCCAACCCCGCTGGCGCCGCGTGCCCCACCACCGTCTACGACGTCAAGACGACGCCCCGCTCCGGCCTGTCGCTGGTGAACTCGAAGATCGCGGTGGACGACGTGGTGGTGACGGCGGTGGATGCGAAGGCGGACCGCGGCTACTGGGTGCAGGTGGCGCACTACCCGGCGGGCAAGAACGCGGAGAACTCCGGCCTCTTCATCTTCAACGCCAAGGCGGAGGTGGCGGTCGGTGACAACATCCGCGTGGAGGGCACGCTGAAGGACTACTTCGGCCTGCTGGAGGTGACGGACGCGAAGGTGACGAAGAACAGCGCGGCCAACCCGCTGCCGGCCCCGGTGGTGGTGCGCACGGAGGCCATCCGCACGGGCGGCCCGAAGGCGGCGGCGCTGGAGGGCGCGCTGGTGGAGGTCCGCGATGTCTTCACCACCCGCCTGGAGAACACCAACCGCGAGTTCATCGTGGACGAGAACAAGGCCGGCGACCCGGCGTCCACGGGCCTCATGGTGGATGACCAGGCCTTCAGCTACCCCACGCAGGTGCTGGGCAAGGAGTACACCGCGCTGCGCGGCGTGCTCACGTTCGGCTTCAGCAATCACAAGCTGCTGCCCCGGAGCGCGGCCGACATGGTCATCCCGCTGCCGCCGCTGCCGGCGCTGACGGCGTTCACGTCCGGCGGCTTCGTGCGCGTGGGCGGCACCCAGGCCATTCCCCAGCCCTTGACGGTGACGATGGCGAACGCCTACCCGGTGGACGTCACCGTGAGCATCACGTCGGGTGACGCGGCGGCGCTGAGCGCGAAGAACGGGCAGGTCGTGATTCCCGCCGGCCAGACGAGCGCGACGGTGGCGCTGGAGGCGAAGGTGGCGGCGGCCGCGGTGGAGCTCACCGCGACGCTGGGCTCGTCCTCCCAGAAGGCCACGCTGCGCGTGCTGGGGGAGAGCGAGGCGGCCACCGCCACGGACCTCACCCCGGCGACGGTGGGCGTGGCTCCGGGCGGCACGGCGCGCTTCACCGTGACGTTCGACCGGCCGGTGCCCGCGGGCACCACGCTGGCCCTGGACGTCACGCCGGCGGGCTTCGGCACCATCACGGCCCGGGCCGTGACGACGGACGCGCTGACGGCCACGTTCGACCTGACCGTGGACGAGGCCAGCACCGGCTCCGGCACGGTGACGCTGGGCACGCTGAGCGCCACGGTGAACGTCATCACGGACGTGCCCCGGCTGGCGTCCATCACCCCGTCCACCGCCACGGTGAACGCGGGCGCGCAGCAGGTGTTCACGGTGACGCTGGAGTCCGCTCCGACGGCGCCCGTGCAGGTGCTGCTGGCGCTGGCCCCTCCGGCCACGGCCTTCGGCGCGCTGTCCGCCACGTCGGTGACGGTGGCCGCGGGTGAGACGACGGCGACGGTGACGTTCACCGCCGACGCGGATGGGGAGGGGATGGGCACGGTGTCCGCCTCGCTCAACGGCATCACGCGCTCGGCGTCGCTGACCGTGCTGCCTCCGCCCGCGAAGCTCGCCAGCGTCACGCCGGCCGTGGTGACGGTGACCACGGGCAAGACGCAGGTGTTCACGGTGACGCTGGACCGCGCGGCTTCGGCGGGCGGCGCGACCGTCGACCTGGCGCTCACGCCTGCGTCGCTGGGTTCGCTGTCGGCTTCGACGGTGACCGTGCCGGAGGGCCAGAAGACCGCCACGGTGACCTTCACCGCTCCAGCGGCGACCGGCAGCGGCCAGCTCACCGCCACCTACGCGGGCGTGACGAAGCAGGCGGCCGTCACCGTGGCCGCGCCCCAGGGTCACGTCGTCATCAGTGAGATCTCCGGCCAGGGTCTCACCGTCAACGCGGACGACTACATCGAGCTGTACAACCCGACGGACGCCGAGGTGAACATCACCGGCTGGAAGCTGCTCTACCGCACGGCGAGCACCACCAGCACGACGACGAACTACACGGTGCTGGCCACGCTGCCTGGCGCGACCATCAAGGCCCACGGCTACTACCTGGTCGCGGCCGACACCTACTCCACGTCGACGGTCCCCGCGGACCACAAGTGGGGCGGCACGGACATCTCCGGCAACACGGGCAACGTCCGCCTGGGCACGGCGGAGGTGACGGTGGATCCCTCGGTCCTCACGGGCGTGGTGGACACCGTGGGCTTCGGCAACGGCCGCACCGTGGTGGAAGGCGCCGCGGCTCCCGCGCCCGCGGGCAAGGGTGGCAGCATCGAGCGCAAGGCCCGGACGACGTCCACCGCCGCGACCATGGGCGTGGGCGGCGAGGATGAGCTCGCGGGCAACGGCTCCGACACCGACAACAACGCGTCGGACTTCCTGCCCCGCGCCGAGCGTCAGCCGCAGAACTCGCAGAGCCCCGTCGAGCAGCCGTAG
- a CDS encoding TetR/AcrR family transcriptional regulator codes for MGKEPAKREIKQERAARTRVEILEAAITLFARRGYLSTTMSDLAKAIRMTPGALYWHFPTKEDLLLAAIEELHNRYLMEFAPLLAERRVLSGREQLVFVVSRTSQFLRYHREYGIFFGMLSAESAESNDRVAEALREKISLYVAVLAGMIRYGQKRQEFRQEVDPLHMAHTMMGGYLGILLHHNLFRSAVSYDPLMASLDQILSGGLHVRGPLG; via the coding sequence ATGGGCAAGGAACCAGCGAAGCGCGAAATCAAACAGGAGCGGGCCGCGCGAACGCGGGTCGAAATCCTGGAGGCCGCCATCACGTTGTTCGCCCGGCGGGGCTACCTGTCGACGACGATGTCGGACCTGGCGAAGGCCATCCGGATGACGCCCGGCGCGCTGTACTGGCACTTCCCCACCAAGGAAGACCTGCTGCTGGCGGCCATCGAGGAGCTGCACAACCGCTACCTGATGGAGTTCGCGCCGCTGCTCGCCGAGCGCCGCGTCCTGTCCGGCCGGGAGCAGTTGGTGTTCGTCGTCTCGCGCACGTCACAGTTCCTGCGCTACCACCGCGAGTACGGCATCTTCTTCGGGATGCTGTCCGCGGAGTCCGCGGAGTCCAACGACCGCGTGGCGGAGGCGCTGCGCGAGAAGATCTCCCTCTACGTGGCGGTGCTGGCGGGGATGATCCGCTACGGCCAGAAGCGGCAGGAGTTCCGCCAGGAGGTGGACCCGCTGCACATGGCCCACACGATGATGGGGGGCTACCTGGGCATCCTCCTGCACCACAACCTGTTCCGCTCCGCCGTGAGCTACGACCCGCTGATGGCGTCGTTGGATCAGATCCTCTCCGGCGGCCTCCACGTGCGCGGCCCCCTGGGCTGA